The Blautia obeum ATCC 29174 region CAACATTGAAAAAACAATCGAAAACAGACACCTGGAAGACCAGATTCTGGAGGTTCGCGTTCCGCTGCAGGAAGTTGTGGAAATGCGTAACGGTGCTGCCAAGCAGGTCCAGAAAAAGATGTTTCCTGGTTATGTGCTTCTCAACATGGTCATGAATGATGATACCTGGTATGTTGTCCGCAACACCAGAGGTGTTACCGGATTCGTAGGACCGGGATCCAAACCGGTTCCGCTTACGGAAGAAGAAATGCTCCCGTTAGGAATCAAGAATGATGACATTCAGGTAGACTTTGCAGAGGGTGATATGGTTGTTGTAACAGCTGGAGCATGGAAAGATACTGCAGGTGTTATTACTGCAATCAGCACTCAGAAGCAGACGGTTACTATCAATGTTGAATTGTTTGGCCGCGAAACGCCGGTAGAAATAAGTTTCGCAGATATTAAGAAGGCGTAACACATTCAAGTGGGAGGGAAGAACCCCCGCCAATACCACATAGGAGGTGCCGAAAAATGGCAAAAAAAGTAACAGGTTATATTAAATTACAGATTCCTGCTGGTAAAGCAACTCCAGCACCACCGGTTGGTCCGGCTCTTGGACAGCACGGTGTAAACATTGTACAGTTCACAAAAGAGTTTAATGCAAGAACAGCAGATCAGGGAGATCTTATCATTCCTGTAGTTATCACTGTTTATGCAGACAGAAGTTTCAGCTTCATAACCAAAACTCCGCCGGCAGCTGTTCTTCTTAAGAAAGCAGCTAACATCAAATCAGGTTCCGGCGTACCGAACAAAACAAAGGTTGCAAAAGTAACAAAAGCTCAGATTCAGGAAATCGCTGAACTGAAAATGAAAGACCTGAATGCAGCATCCCTTGAAGCAGCTATGAGCATGATCTCTGGTACTGCTAGAAGTATGGGAATCGAAGTCGTAGACTGAGAAAAAATTAATTGAAGTGAGTGGGAGGGAAATTCCCGCAATTACCACAGGAGGTTATAGAAATGAAACGAGGAAAGAAATACGTGGAAGCTGCTAAAGCAGTAGACCGCGCAACATTATATGATACCGCTGAGGCTATCAGCCTTGTAAAGAAATCCGCAGTTGCTAAATTTGACGAAACTATCGAAGTTCACATCCGTACAGGCTGCGATGGACGTCATGCAGATCAGCAGATCCGTGGTGCAGTAGTTCTGCCTCATGGAACTGGTAAAAAAGTTCGTGTTCTTGTATTCGCAAAAGACGCTAAAGCTGAAGAAGCTAAAGCAGCTGGAGCTGATTACGTAGGAGCAGAAGATCTCATCCCGAGAATTCAGAACGAAGGATGGCTGGATTTCGACGTTGTTGTTGCTACACCAGACATGATGGGTGTTGTAGGACGTCTTGGTCGTGTACTTGGACCAAAAGGTCTTATGCCAAACCCGAAAGCTGGAACAGTAACTATGGACGTTACAAAAGCGATCAATGATATCAAAGCAGGTAAGATTGAATACCGTCTTGACAAAACCAATATCATCCATGTTCCGATCGGTAAAGCTTCCTTTACTGAGGAACAGTTAAGCGACAACTTCCAGACGCTGATTGAGGCGATCGTTAAAGCTAGACCAAGCACACTGAAAGGACAGTACATGAAGAGTATCGTTCTTACACCTACTATGGGACCTGGTGTGAAGGTTAACCCGGCTAAATTCGCCTAAATAAATGACAAAAGGACATCCTTTAAAAGGGTGTCTTTTTTATTTCCCTAATTTTGCCGGGTACTGCCCGGGGTCCCGCTATTTGGCAAATGGGAAAAAAATCCGAGGGGGAACTCGCTCACAGTTGCGAAGGCCGCTGTTCCCCCTCGGACTCCCCCTTGTCGGCCACGCTGAAAAACAAAAAGGCTGAGTTTGCTGGGGAAGAAATGGATAATAGAGATATAATATGGTGGATACTTTTTAGGAATGGTTGCGATGTGGTGGAGCGACAATTTATTTCAAGGGTTGGTGAGTGAGTTTGTGGAGTATGTTGGAGGCGGGGTGGGTGTATCCGGGAGGGGGAAGCCTGAAGAGGTTCGTGAAAGTACTTAGGCTCTGGGATTTTGTGTTGAGCATAAAAATGGCACTGTTTGAGCGAAGCGAGTTTGACATTTTTATGATCGCTTTTAGCAAAATATCAGAGTCTTAGTACTTTAGAACCGATGAATTTTCCCACTCCGGATACACCCACCCCCGCCCTTGCATCTCCAATCATACCCATCACAGGGTTCCCTTTTTTTCTTAATAAAACATTAAAGTTTTTTACAGGATTTTGTGGTAATATGATACAATAATAAGAAACTTCAATAGAAAAGAAGGGGCGGTATGGCTGATAAGAAACGTAGAAATACTCCAAATACAGGAAATAAAAGAAATAACGGTCGAAGAAAAAAGAAGGGCAGGCTCAAGGGTCTGATTGCTGCAGAACTGATCGTAGTTGTCGTTCTTGTAATGATCGTGGGGCATAATCTGGGACTGGGAACAGGAATCACCAACTTCGTAAACAGTATCCGTAAACCTGCAGTCGAGGAACTGGATATCACAGGGATCAACAGCCCTTATGCGGTGCTCATGAATGCAAAGAGTGGTAAAGTCATCGGTGATATCAATGGTGAAGAACAGATGTATCCGGCTTCTATGACAAAGATCATGACTACAATCCTTGCGATTGAAAATCTCAAGGATTTGAATCAGGAGATTACGATTACAAACGATATGGTAGCGGATCTTTATGTGCAGGATGCAATGCAGGCTGGATTTCAGCCGAATGAGACAGTGAAGGCAATTGATCTTCTCTACGGAGTCATGCTTCCGTCCGGTGCAGAGTGCTGCGTAGCATTGGCAGACACCGTTGCGGGTTCGGTGAGTGATTTTGTAACTCTTATGAATGAAAAAGCAGAGAAGCTTGGAATGACAGGTACTCATTTCAGTTCCATTTCAGGACTGCACAGGGAAGATCATTACAGCACAGCAAAAGACATTGCGCTGTTGCTTCGTTATGCGATAAAAAATGACACTTTCCGTGAGATCATTGAAAGTCCATATCATTCTACATCAGGAACAAATATTCATCCGGATGGAATCACATTTTACAGTACGATGTTTAAGAATTTGTCGGATACTTCTGTGATCGATGGAGAGATCAAAGGAGGCAAGACCGGATACACGAGTCAGGCAGGTCATTGCCTCGCAAGTTTTGCAGAAATTGATGGAGTAGAATACATTCTTGTAACAGCTGGTGCACCGGGCACGGGTAATCCGCATATTGATGATGCAGTAAAATTGTATAACCGGCTGGGTGAGTCATCCTCTGTATTGTATGGAAGATAATGTGCGGCAGGAGATACGAAGTTTTGGACGAAATTAAGAAAGTTTCTGAAACAGTTCAAGTGCAAGTTCTTTGAATTCTTTTTCTACAGAACTGAAAGTGCGCTCAGACAGGTCGGGAGTAGAAGACAGGGGGATGATCTCCCTGTCTTTTTCACCTTTCATAAGAGTTTTTAATTCCAGTTCCAGGATTTCATTATCAATCTGTTTCCATTTTTGATTCTCTTCATCAGTTAGGTCATCAAGATGAAATTTTTCCCAGATCGCATCCATGATCATAGATTCGATTTCCAGGTAGTTCTGCAGATGGACTTTAACCGGGCGGATGACATCGGAAATGTAACATTCACTTGCATCGTGCAGAAGACAGGCAAGAGCCATTCGGTCAGACCATCCACGTGCCAGAGCTTCATGAGCACAGTTAATGGAATGCTGGCCTACAGAATAAAACCACCGGATCTGCCCGCCACCGCGGCAGACAAGACTTAAAGCATGTGCAATATCTTCCAGATAAACATCTTCCGGGGCGATCTTCATGGGATCAAATTTTCGCCCACTGTATGTATTCATTACGCTCATAAATGACACTTCCTTTTTATTGTTTGAGAGACTGTTTCATATATATATATATATTTAGTATACGCACTTTTTCTATAATATGAAAGAACATTTGGGAAAATGTTTGGCATTGCAACAGACTTTCAACCATTTTATTAGTGACAGACAGAAAAAATCCCCCTAAAACATTGATATATCCAAGGTACTGATAGCATATCATGTTTTAAAGGGGATTTTGCTCTATTATGTGATAAATGAAAAGATGTAGTTTCAGAATAAAGTTTCTTCGTTTTCATCAAACAGTTTGTCGTTGATCTCAAAAAGATCAAGTTTGTGCAGAAGTCCGTAATATATAATTGCATCACGTTTCAGCTTGGGATATAATTGGGCTTTTCCGCAACGTCTCAATAATTCCTGGGTTTCTTCTACGCTTGCATTCAGACCGTAACACAGACACAGCAGACGGTTTCGGGAAGGATTCCGGCGACCGGCAAAAATCTGGTGCAGATAGATTTCGCTCATGCCTGCCTGTTTGGCGAGAGCTGCTTTTGAGATATTTTTCTTTTCAAACAGATGGTTTAATAATTCTGCTACATTTTTATTTACAAACTGTTCCTGGTTTTGTGACAGAAACTGAGTCAGATCTGGTGAATCCATAAGTTCCTGCTGTAAACCATCTGTATTTTTCTTTTTCATAATCCGCGCCTTTACTCATCGTTATTTTTGAACAATATATTGCTATTCGTGCTGCTTTACGAATAGTATTAATAGTAATACAAATATTCTATTTGTTATATTACTTGCTGAATAATTACTAATAAGTTATAATATTTTAAATAGTATACATAAATTAAAATATACTATAAACAGTTCTGAAAAACAATATGCAGACCGCATAGTAAAAAGGAATATCAGTTACAACAGTAACGAGTAAGGATGAGAAATATGAATATTTACGACAGTCTTTTGGGTGCAGTTCATAGCGAATATGATGTGCTCATGCTGATCAAAAAAAGTGAACGGGGCGAGGTCTCACTTGTACGTCACAGAGACAGCGGCACCCGTTATATTTTCCGGCATTTTTATGGAAACAGTGAAGTTTATCAGAAACTTCTGAATGTTTCCTGTCCAAATCTGCCGCAAATAATGGAAGTCGGAGAAAAAGATGGAAAGACAGCTCTGCTGGAAGAATATGTGCAGGGCGATACGCTTAGCGAGATCCTAGAAGGCGGTCTTCTGACAATTGCGGAGTCGAAACAGATTGCAAGACAGCTTTGTTCTGCATTGTGGGTATTTCATTCTATGGGTGTGGTGCACAGAGATGTGAAGCCGGATAATGTTATTATACGTGGAAAAGAAGCTGTTCTGATCGATTTTGATGCATCAAGAATATATAAAAGCACAATTCAGGAAGATACGCAGATTCTGGGAACAACTGGATTTGCAGCACCGGAGCAGTATGGCCTTTCGCAGTCGGATGGACGGGCAGATATCTATGCGCTTGGTGTTTTACTTAATATTATGCTGACCGGCGAACATCCTTCCAGGAAACTTGCAGGTGGCAGAATGGGAAGAATTGTTCAACGCTGTACAATGGTTAATCCATCAAAAAGATACAAGAATATTCTTCATCTGCTGGAGGTTCTGTAGCAAATTTTCTATAAAAATAGAGAAGAAAACAAAAAGAGATAAAGGGGAAAGTCAATGAGTAAAAAGTGTATAAAATGTGGGGAGATACTGCCGGATGACGCGTCTTTCTGCCCGCACTGTACAACAGTTCAGACAGAAAAGAAAGAGATAAAGACGCCAAGAAAGTGGAGAAAGAAAGCAGTGATAGGAGTGGCAGTTCTGGCCGTAGCTGCGGTTATCGGAATCGCTTTTTCTATCTATCACAGACCAAAAACATATGAAGGCGGTGCTCAGATCACTTATACGGATAAGGGAAAATCATACAAAGTTCTGCTGAGTTTTTCTGAGGAAGGCGGTATGACTGGACATGCCCAGGGTGAGCGCACAGATACGCTGTCGGAAGGCATGAACAGTGCACTTCCATGTCAGCTGTATGTATTAAACAAAGATACAGGAGAACTGGCTGGAGAAGATTTTTCCAAAGAGGTAGAGTCCTGTAAAGTAGATACAAAGCCATCAGAGGGATCGCAGAAAATGGAATATGTAGAACCGGTATACAATGAAAGCTTCCCAAATGCAGCGTATGTTTCTGATATCAATTATGTATCTGACAGTGGAACGAATGATATCCAGTGGACACTTACCATGAAGAATGGAGATACAATTTTTCTCAGTACGAGACTTACGATTGAAAAACAGCCGGCAGTCAGCTATTATCCGGAAGATACACCGATGGAGACCACCGAAGAGTTGAATGCCCTGCTTGCTTCCATTGAAGAAGAGGTACCCTCAGATACTCCGGTATATCTGCATCTTCCGGCAGTGACCTATGACGGAGATATCACTTTTGGCGATCATGTCTGGGGCATTTCAGGAAGCAAAGACGGTGATGCGGTGACTACTTTTACCGGAACTGTCAGTATAAAGGGACATGATGGCAACTATGCAGATCTGTCGGGGATTAATTTTGAAGGTGAGGGTGGAATCGGACTGGATGCGTATTGTCTGGTGCTTCTTACCGATTGCAACTTCACGGGTTGGGATACGGCTGCTGTTGCACAGAATGGTGCATGGGTTAATGCAATGGAATGTACGTTCGCGAATAATACGGTTGGTTTGAAATTTAATACCTCTATGGCTTACGGTACTGCGCCAAACTATGTGAATAATACATTTACGGATAATGGAACTGCTGTCTGCATTGACAGTCTGCCGGGAAATGAGGTTATTGATTTTGCCGGAAGCGTGTTCTCGGGAAATGATGCGGATATTGAGAATAAAGCAGATCATGCAGTAGATACAGCGAAAGCGACATTTGAATAAAGAACAGTCTGAAAGCTTCTGCGATATAATTTGCAGGAGCTTTTTTGTAAATAAAAACATAAACTATGCTGCGAGGTAATGGGTTTTGTTTCTTTTTCATTTTATAATAATTTATCAGTCTGTTTGCAGACAATAAAAAAGAAGGGAATGGGGTTTATATGAAAAGAAACAAAATCGCAATGCTTCTGGCAATGGCGCTTACTGTTACACAGAGTGTAGTTGTACCGGTAGCAGCGGAAGAACTCACAGCAGATGTTGAGCAGGAAGTGGAAATGAGCCAGGATGATGCTGATGCAGAAGCAGCAGTAGAATCAGAAGGGGCTGCTTCAGAGGATGCAGAAGTAAATATTCAGGAGGATGAGTTTTCCGTAGGAGACGGTGAGGATGCAGAAATCCAGGAAGAAGCGGAAGAAACGCAGAATGTGGATTTTACAGCCGGAGATGAAAGCATAGAGGCTGTAGGGGAAGAAGAATCCAAATATAGTCTGATGTATGATTTTATGGACGGGCATACAGGAAATGGTACTATGCTTCCAAACAGCCAGATGACGATTTCAACCAGCGTGTATCATTCTGATGAAGATGGCGATGAGACAATTTCAGAAGCATACAAATTAGAACTTAAACCAATGGAAGATGATTGGGACTATACCGGAAAGGTAGATGTCTCTGTAGATGATAATAATATTGTTATAAATTCTCATGGGGTAACAGGAGCTTTTGGTATTTATGTGACAGTCAGCTCAGATGCTTTTAAAACATTTACCAGTAAAGTTTATTTTGAAATCAGTGAATATGTGATCATGCCGGAAAATGCCACGGATGCAGATGGAAATGTACTTAATCCTAAGGTGGGAGAACAGATTGATATTGCCAAAGATATGCAACCACAGCTTTTCCGTTATGAAAAAGATACGAAGAAGCTTAGTCCTGTAACAGGAGATAATTATAAGATTATTATTTATAGAGGGACAGATGAGGAAACAGGTGAACCTGATAATGACTACGATACAGAAGGATGGGAATGGATTGAAGTTTCCGGGCAGGAACTTCCGATATTGGAGAGAATAACGGAAAACGGTACCAGCTTTGCTCTGACAGCTCTGGAGAAAGATGAAGACGGAAGATGGAATTATATCGCAAGACGTGATTATCAGGTAGATTCTTTACATGATGATGGAGATGACGGGGATGATGGAGATAACGGAGACCATGGTAATAACACACCGATGCTGGGACCGGATGTTCTTACAGATGCAAATGGAAATAAACTGAATCCGCAGGTTGGAGAAGTAATTGATTATGCGAAGAAGGGCGTTGCTCTGTATCATTATGTAAATGGAAATTTAACAGGTGTTGGAGATCCAGAGACATTAAAAATTGAAACGGTGTATGATGAAAATGACTGGAGCGTACAGTATACGGAAGGCTGGGATGTTCCGACCATGACCCGAAAGACAAAAGATGCTACATGGATCTTTTTTAAGGCATGGGAGAAAAAACTGGAGACAGGAAGATGGGAAATAATTGATACAAAGAGATATGAATTTGATGCCACAGATAAAGTACACAGCCACAGCTGGGTGACTAAAAATGTTGTAAAAGAAGCTACCTGTACAGAAGCAGGAAGTAAGGTTGAAAATTGTGCTTCCTGTGATGCAGTGCAGACTGTGTCAATCCCTGTAAAAGGCCATACTGTAATGAAAGATGCAGCAGTAGCTCCGACTGTATTTGCAGACGGAAAGACCGAAGGAAGTCATTGTTCTGTATGTGGTACAGTCCTTGAGAAGCAGAATACAATAGCAAAAGTTCCAGGTACCATTTATCTGACAGCTTCTTCATTGAAAATGAAAACAGGTCAGTCCACAACTGCATTCAAAGCAACGGGATTTTCAGAAGGAGACTATGTTACAGCAGTTACTTCAAATAAACCGAGAACTGTAAAAGTAACAAATGTAAACAAAAATGGAACATTCAAGCTGACTGCCGGCAAGAAGAAGGGAAGTGCTGTAGTCACTGTTACTCTTGCAAGCAAAAAGACAGCAAGCTTCAAGGTAACTGTTCAGAAGGCAGCAGTAAAAACCACTAAGATTACAACAACAACGAAATCACTGACACTTGCAAAAGGAGCTACCTACAAGAAATTGGCTTCTTCTATTGCAGTTACACCAGTAACAAGCAAAGAGAAAGTTACATATTCTTCTTCAAATAAGAAGGTAGCTACCGTCAGCTCCAAAGGTGTGATCAAAGCGAAAAAAGCCGGCACAGCAAAGATCACTGTCAAATCAGGAAGTAAGAAAGTTGTTGTAACTGTAAAGGTTACCGGCGTAAAAACAACAAATCTTTCCGGTGTTCCGGCAGCAAAAAGTGTTTCCAAGGGAAAATCTTTCAAGATTAAAGCCATAGCAACACCAAAGAACACAGATGAAAAAATTACTTTTAAATCATCTAACAAAAAAGTTGTAACTGTAACATCTAAGGGTGTAGTGAAAGGCCTGAAAAAGGGAACAGCAACGATCACAGTTCAGAGTGGTTCTAAGAAAATGACATGCAAAGTGACTGTGAAATAATAAAATGAAGGTTACTGTTCGCAGCAACAAATAAAGTGTAAGAGGCGATCTCCGTGAGCAATTGCGGAGATCGTTTTTGTTTGAAATGCGAGATTTCTGCCAGGTACCAGAGGCTTTTGCCTGAGTATGAAAAAGATTATTTATAGACGATACTGCTTAAAAAGTGTTATAATAAAACAACTTAAAATACAAAAAGGGGACTGAGCAGATAGATGGAACCTGAGAAACTGATAGAAACATTAGCTGTGGCGGAGCGTCTGAAAGATGCCACCAGGCACTGTTATACATCCAGAGGCCGCAGGGAAAGTGTGGCGGAGCATTCCTGGAGAATTACGTTGATGGCATATCTTGTCAGTGATGAGTTTCCGGAAGCAAATCTGGAAAAATTAATGAAAATGTGCTTGATCCATGACCTTGGAGAGGCATTTACCGGGGACATACCAACCTTTGAAAAGTCAGAAAAAGATGAAGAAAAAGAAGCATCACTTTTAAACGAATGGATGATGCAGCTGCCGGAACCTTTTGTCAGTGAAATGCAGGAGCTTTACAGAGAAATGGAAGAGCGGAAGACGCTGGAAGCCAGAATCTATAAGGCACTGGATAATCTGGAAGCTCTGATCCAGCATAATGAGTCGGATATCAGTACATGGATTCCGCTGGAATATGATCTGCAGATGACTTACGGAAATGATAAAGTGCAGTTTTCGGAGTATCTGACACGTCTCCGTGATGAAGTGCGGAATGACAGTAAGAAAAAGATTGCGGAGAGTATAAAAAAATCTGATTAAAAAAGATCCCCGGGGCATATGCCCTGGGGATCAGCTGTTTCATATAAAATTTAAAATTTTATTCTCCGAAATATCTCTTAAGCAGTCCAGCGAATGCTTTTCCGTGTCTTGCTTCGTCTCTTGCCATTTCATGAACTGTGTCATGGATTGCATCGAGGTTAGCAGCTTTTGCACGTTTAGCAAGATCGAATTTACCAGCTGTAGCGCCGTTCTCAGCTTCTACACGCATTTCGAGGTTTTTCTTTGTGCTGTCAGTAACAACTTCGCCGAGAAGTTCTGCGAATTTAGCAGCATGTTCTGCTTCTTCGTAAGCAGCTTTTTCCCAGTAAAGACCGATTTCCGGATAACCTTCTCTGTGAGCAACTCTTGCCATTGCAAGGTACATACCAACTTCGGAGCATTCACCCTGGAAGTTTGCTCTCAGATCTTCAAGAATGTCTTCGCTGACACCCTGAGCTACACCAACAACATGTTCAGCAGCCCATGTCAGGTTCTCGTCCTGTTTTGTGAATTTGGAAGCAGGTGCTTTACATACTGGACAGACTTCCGGAGCCTCGTCACCTTCATGAACGTATCCACATACACTACATACCCATTTAGCCATAATCGTAATCTCCTTTTCTTAATTAAGTTAGTTTTGTTTAATAATAGTAATTATTCTCAATAACTGTAGCTTCAATCTATCATATCAAATAGTTAAAGTCAAGCAAATATCAAAAAATACATCATTTGTTCACACATTTCGGACATATTCCGAAAAAGCGTATATCACAATCTGAAATCTTACCAGGAAAGTTTTTGACAGCTTTTTCTGCAAGGCTGTTTAAATCCTCGGTTTCCAGATCAAGAACCTGTCCGCATTCCTTACACATGAAGTGGCAGTGTGGAGTAACGCATCCATCAAAATGGTCAGCACCTCCAAAATTGGACAGCTTCTGAATCTCTCCGATCTCAGATAAGAGAGAAAGGTTGCGATATACAGTTCCCAGACTGATGTTGGGATATATTTTCTTTATATTTTCATAAACAACATCTGCGGTAGGATGGTCTTTGCGGGTCATAAGGAAGTCCTTGATGGCTTCTCGCTGACGGCTGTATTTTAAGGTTGCCATATATCGTTTCCTTTCTACAATTTATTAACCGAAATATCTCTTAAGCAGACCTGCAAATGCTTTGCCGTGTCTTGCCTCGTCTCTTGCCATCTCATGAACAGTATCATGGATTGCGTCAAGATTGGCAGCTTTGGCACGTTTTGCAAGGTCAAATTTACCAGCGGTAGCACCATTTTCAGCTTCTACACGCATTTCAAGGTTTTTCTTTGTGCTGTCAGTAACAACTTCGCCAAGAAGTTCAGCGAATTTAGCAGCATGTTCTGCTTCTTCGTAAGCAGCTTTTTCCCAGTAAAGACCGATTTCCGGATAACCTTCTCTGTGGGCAACTCTTGCCATTGCAAGGTACATACCAACTTCGGAGCATTCACCCTGGAAGTTTGCTCTCAGATCTTCAAGAATGTCTTCGCTGACACCCTGAGCTACACCAACAACATGTTCAGCAGCCCATGTCAGGTTCTCATCCTGTTTTGTGAATTTGGAAGCAGGTGCTTTACATACTGGACAGACTTCCGGAGCCTCGTCACCTTCATGAACATAACCACATACATTACATACCCATTTTGCCATAATCTTAATCTCCTTTACATAATTGAAAATTGTTTTATTTAATAATAGTAATCGTTATTGCTTCTTGCTGTGACTATACTGTACCATAATGGTCCAGCTTTGTCAACAGAGAAATTATACTTTTTTGAAGAGTTTTTATATATTATTTGCTATAATAGGATACCAATGGACAACTTCGTTTAATATCATAAGAAAATCTTAATATTTTACCTCATGGATATTAATTCTTAACAGGTATAGTAAAAGCATGAAAAACAGGAGGCAGGGGAAATGGCAGAGATACTGGTATGCGATGACGACAAGGAAATCGTAGAGGCAATAGAGATTTATCTGACGCAGGAGGGACATCATATCCTGAAAGCATATGACGGTGAACAGGCAATAAGAGTTTTGCAGAATCATCCGGTGGATCTTCTGATCATTGATGTGATGATGCCGAAGCTGGATGGAATACGGGCAACATTGAAGATCCGTGAAAAAAACGCTCTTCCTATTATAATTTTATCTGCAAAATCAGAAGATGCGGACAAAATTCTTGGGTTGAATGTCGGGGCAGATGATTATGTGACAAAGCCTTTTAATCCGTTGGAACTGGTGGCTAGGGTGAAATCTCAGCTCCGCAGATATACACAGCTGGGGGCAATGACCGAGAAAAAAGAGAATATTTACGAAACGGGCGGACTTATGATCGATGATGACCGTAAAGAAGTTACTGTTGATGGAGAAAGTGTGAAGCTGACTCCGATTGAATATCGTATTCTCCTTTTTCTTGTGCAAAATCAGGGCAGAGTTTTTTCTATTAATCAGATTTATGAGAACATTTGGAATGAAGAAGCAATCGCAGCAGATAACACGGTAGCTGTTCATATTCGCCATATCAGAGAAAAGATTGAGATCAATCCCAAAGAGCCACGCTACCTCAAAGTAGTATGGGGACTTGGGTATAAAGTGGAAAAGATCTGAATTTCTGCTATGGAAAGTGGATAATCCCGGCACTTCCGGAAGGGCATTTATACAGAAAGGAAATGGGGT contains the following coding sequences:
- a CDS encoding HD domain-containing protein, producing the protein MEPEKLIETLAVAERLKDATRHCYTSRGRRESVAEHSWRITLMAYLVSDEFPEANLEKLMKMCLIHDLGEAFTGDIPTFEKSEKDEEKEASLLNEWMMQLPEPFVSEMQELYREMEERKTLEARIYKALDNLEALIQHNESDISTWIPLEYDLQMTYGNDKVQFSEYLTRLRDEVRNDSKKKIAESIKKSD
- a CDS encoding Ig-like domain-containing protein, with the translated sequence MKRNKIAMLLAMALTVTQSVVVPVAAEELTADVEQEVEMSQDDADAEAAVESEGAASEDAEVNIQEDEFSVGDGEDAEIQEEAEETQNVDFTAGDESIEAVGEEESKYSLMYDFMDGHTGNGTMLPNSQMTISTSVYHSDEDGDETISEAYKLELKPMEDDWDYTGKVDVSVDDNNIVINSHGVTGAFGIYVTVSSDAFKTFTSKVYFEISEYVIMPENATDADGNVLNPKVGEQIDIAKDMQPQLFRYEKDTKKLSPVTGDNYKIIIYRGTDEETGEPDNDYDTEGWEWIEVSGQELPILERITENGTSFALTALEKDEDGRWNYIARRDYQVDSLHDDGDDGDDGDNGDHGNNTPMLGPDVLTDANGNKLNPQVGEVIDYAKKGVALYHYVNGNLTGVGDPETLKIETVYDENDWSVQYTEGWDVPTMTRKTKDATWIFFKAWEKKLETGRWEIIDTKRYEFDATDKVHSHSWVTKNVVKEATCTEAGSKVENCASCDAVQTVSIPVKGHTVMKDAAVAPTVFADGKTEGSHCSVCGTVLEKQNTIAKVPGTIYLTASSLKMKTGQSTTAFKATGFSEGDYVTAVTSNKPRTVKVTNVNKNGTFKLTAGKKKGSAVVTVTLASKKTASFKVTVQKAAVKTTKITTTTKSLTLAKGATYKKLASSIAVTPVTSKEKVTYSSSNKKVATVSSKGVIKAKKAGTAKITVKSGSKKVVVTVKVTGVKTTNLSGVPAAKSVSKGKSFKIKAIATPKNTDEKITFKSSNKKVVTVTSKGVVKGLKKGTATITVQSGSKKMTCKVTVK
- a CDS encoding Fur family transcriptional regulator, producing the protein MATLKYSRQREAIKDFLMTRKDHPTADVVYENIKKIYPNISLGTVYRNLSLLSEIGEIQKLSNFGGADHFDGCVTPHCHFMCKECGQVLDLETEDLNSLAEKAVKNFPGKISDCDIRFFGICPKCVNK
- a CDS encoding response regulator transcription factor, producing the protein MAEILVCDDDKEIVEAIEIYLTQEGHHILKAYDGEQAIRVLQNHPVDLLIIDVMMPKLDGIRATLKIREKNALPIIILSAKSEDADKILGLNVGADDYVTKPFNPLELVARVKSQLRRYTQLGAMTEKKENIYETGGLMIDDDRKEVTVDGESVKLTPIEYRILLFLVQNQGRVFSINQIYENIWNEEAIAADNTVAVHIRHIREKIEINPKEPRYLKVVWGLGYKVEKI
- a CDS encoding NADH peroxidase, whose product is MAKWVCNVCGYVHEGDEAPEVCPVCKAPASKFTKQDENLTWAAEHVVGVAQGVSEDILEDLRANFQGECSEVGMYLAMARVAHREGYPEIGLYWEKAAYEEAEHAAKFAELLGEVVTDSTKKNLEMRVEAENGATAGKFDLAKRAKAANLDAIHDTVHEMARDEARHGKAFAGLLKRYFG
- a CDS encoding NADH peroxidase translates to MAKWVCSVCGYVHEGDEAPEVCPVCKAPASKFTKQDENLTWAAEHVVGVAQGVSEDILEDLRANFQGECSEVGMYLAMARVAHREGYPEIGLYWEKAAYEEAEHAAKFAELLGEVVTDSTKKNLEMRVEAENGATAGKFDLAKRAKAANLDAIHDTVHEMARDEARHGKAFAGLLKRYFGE